Proteins encoded together in one Staphylococcus aureus window:
- a CDS encoding DUF4097 family beta strand repeat-containing protein gives MKKFFFIGLLVFVVFFTAATIIWFSYDKNKYGTKQYDKTFKDDAFDNVSINLDSTELRIKRGNQFRVKYDGDNDILINIVDKTLKISDKRSKTRGYAIDMNPFHENKKTLTIEMPDKMIKRLNLSSGAGSVRISDVDLENTSIQSINGEVVIKNSNLDALDSKTNNSSTYISKSNIKNSNIKVVIGTLQIDKSQIKQSIFLNDHGDIEFKNMPSKVDAKASTKQGDIRFKYDSKPEDTILKLNPGTGDSVVKNKTFTNGKVGKSDNVLEFYTIDGNIKVE, from the coding sequence ATGAAGAAATTCTTTTTTATTGGGCTTTTAGTGTTTGTTGTCTTTTTTACAGCAGCAACCATTATTTGGTTCAGCTATGATAAAAACAAATATGGTACTAAACAATATGATAAAACATTCAAAGACGATGCTTTTGACAATGTATCTATAAATTTGGATAGTACAGAACTTCGTATAAAACGGGGGAATCAATTTAGAGTTAAATATGATGGTGACAATGATATATTAATTAATATAGTAGATAAGACGTTGAAGATTAGTGATAAAAGGTCTAAGACAAGAGGATATGCAATTGATATGAATCCTTTTCATGAGAATAAGAAAACGTTAACGATTGAAATGCCTGATAAAATGATTAAACGTTTAAATCTATCATCTGGAGCAGGAAGTGTTAGAATCAGTGATGTTGATTTAGAGAACACAAGTATTCAAAGCATTAACGGTGAAGTAGTTATTAAAAACTCAAATCTTGACGCACTAGATTCAAAGACAAATAATAGTTCTACTTATATTAGTAAAAGTAACATTAAAAATAGCAATATTAAAGTTGTTATTGGTACGCTACAAATCGACAAGAGTCAAATTAAACAATCCATATTTTTAAACGATCATGGTGACATTGAATTTAAAAACATGCCATCAAAAGTAGATGCAAAAGCTTCTACTAAACAAGGAGATATTCGTTTTAAGTATGATAGTAAACCTGAAGACACTATACTAAAGCTAAATCCGGGAACGGGTGATAGCGTAGTTAAAAATAAAACATTTACTAATGGTAAAGTTGGGAAAAGCGACAATGTTTTAGAATTTTATACGATTGATGGTAATATCAAAGTTGAATAA
- a CDS encoding YolD-like family protein — MTSYEEETDYRNVPRELLDNNIPMGRGMIKWAPFATLPEQFETIQQYIIDQNKITRPVLSDDQLAELNIRLHEALQYAQPVEVKFYNNGFVDSVRLTIYRIDAINYEIDGYVYNQQQRQKISIFDILDIVLLP; from the coding sequence ATGACAAGTTATGAAGAAGAAACTGATTATCGTAACGTTCCAAGAGAATTACTAGATAACAATATACCTATGGGAAGAGGCATGATTAAATGGGCTCCTTTTGCAACATTACCCGAACAATTCGAAACGATTCAACAATACATTATCGACCAAAACAAAATTACACGTCCTGTATTATCAGATGATCAATTGGCTGAGCTAAACATTCGGCTACACGAGGCGCTACAATATGCCCAACCTGTAGAAGTTAAATTTTATAATAATGGCTTTGTAGATTCAGTACGCTTAACCATTTATCGTATTGATGCTATTAATTATGAAATTGATGGTTATGTTTACAATCAGCAACAACGTCAAAAAATTTCTATCTTTGATATCTTAGATATTGTCTTGTTACCTTAA
- a CDS encoding C45 family autoproteolytic acyltransferase/hydolase, which produces MQQVTSDIMTFRGSHFELGVKTGKWLQQTPLLKNREKEWKKRVPRFDIDVNETYQIFQTYAPQIWEELMGLQSILKMPTRQIILNFGHYRFTDLKESGCTVFQGKDFMVRNYDYHPATYDGRYLLYQPTDSGLAQIGPVSRVTGRMDGMNESGLTMGYNFMHRKKPANGFVCYMIGRLILENCRNVTEAIQLLKEIPHRSSFSYILMDKSLNHAIVEVTPRSIDVRYDNICTNHFEILTHENRNYTKESKERLARTISQTNDNLDMTTAFKLFNNPQYEIYSKLFKSWSGTIHTSMYQPETLTAYFTLGENAPPEIIDFKSWLDGQDLNITHFTGNIDTDLTFANK; this is translated from the coding sequence ATGCAACAAGTGACATCAGATATCATGACTTTTAGAGGTTCACATTTCGAGTTAGGTGTTAAAACTGGTAAATGGCTTCAACAAACACCTCTTCTAAAAAATCGAGAAAAAGAATGGAAAAAACGTGTCCCACGTTTCGATATAGATGTAAATGAAACTTATCAAATATTCCAAACATACGCACCTCAAATATGGGAAGAATTAATGGGACTACAAAGTATACTCAAAATGCCAACACGCCAAATTATTTTAAACTTTGGACATTATCGTTTTACCGATTTAAAAGAAAGTGGTTGCACGGTCTTTCAAGGCAAAGACTTCATGGTTAGAAATTATGATTACCACCCTGCAACTTATGATGGTCGCTACTTACTTTATCAACCTACAGATAGCGGTTTAGCTCAAATTGGTCCTGTATCAAGGGTAACTGGAAGAATGGATGGTATGAATGAGTCAGGATTAACTATGGGCTATAACTTTATGCACCGGAAGAAACCAGCAAATGGTTTTGTATGTTATATGATTGGTCGTCTAATTCTTGAAAATTGCCGAAATGTAACAGAAGCAATCCAATTATTGAAAGAAATACCACACAGAAGCTCATTTAGCTACATACTGATGGACAAATCATTGAACCATGCAATTGTTGAAGTGACACCGAGATCAATAGATGTTCGTTATGATAATATATGTACAAATCATTTTGAAATATTAACACATGAAAATCGTAATTATACAAAAGAATCTAAAGAAAGACTGGCGCGTACCATTTCACAAACTAATGATAATTTAGATATGACTACAGCATTTAAGTTATTCAATAATCCTCAGTATGAAATTTACAGTAAACTATTCAAAAGCTGGTCTGGCACCATCCATACATCAATGTATCAACCTGAAACATTAACTGCATATTTTACATTGGGAGAAAATGCGCCACCAGAAATAATAGATTTCAAATCATGGTTAGATGGTCAAGACCTTAATATCACTCACTTTACTGGCAATATAGATACCGACTTAACTTTTGCCAACAAATAA